Within the Gossypium raimondii isolate GPD5lz chromosome 12, ASM2569854v1, whole genome shotgun sequence genome, the region acgggcgtgtgacttggccgtgtgacccctgcacttaATTAAGTtacaagtcagagagttacatgggttagggacacgggcatgtgccctACCTCATATgccacacgacctgagacatgggcatgtcACTTGGCCATTTGACTCCTGTATCTTAATTTTACAAGTTAGTatgctcacatggcctagcacacgggcatctggcttggccgtgtgacccaagtcggTAAGCAGCCTAATTTGGGCACAGGCTGGGACGAGGCCGTGtgcccctatttcgaatgtccacacggcttggccacacgggcatgtgttcCCTACTCATTTGAaagtttttgatattttttaaaaaattttctaagttcccgatttagtcccaatttatttcaaatgtgtattttgggcttCAAGGGCTCATATAAAGGACAATATGAGTGATTAAGATTAGCTTCTGATATGTatgttaaatgatattaaatattcgtatttgatctgaaaagtctggtaatactccgtaaccctgtttcggcggcagataagggttaggggtgttacagaaaaaGTATCATTTGACATGTTGTGGCCAATGAAAAAGTGTCACTTGGTGttctttataaaatatataatttttctttgataaaatatgtataaatcataaaaaattataaaaatagaaataaaatataaaaaattcaagaaaaaaaatgtatatacatatttcagattatatatacatttataattttataattgacatatatgtttttttatattttatttctattttttacaattCTTTATAGTTTGTACATATTTTCTCAAAGAAAATGacacattttataaaagaaGGTCAAGCGTGCTTTTTATTGGCCACAATATGCTAAATGGCACATTTTCATTGGTCAAATCTAtccaatatttttttgttaacgTCTACTAAAAGAGGGGAAAATATAAGTTTTGCATGatttaggtactaaattgagataaaaaagtaagtaccaaaataaaataaaaatatgtatacttagtGAAATCATAAATTAAGCCGAGtataaataagcaaattaagGACATAATTCAAATCTTATGGTCCCTCGTCTCTCTCCGATATTGCAATTTTgatggaaaaagaagaaaaagctgAAGTACACCTAAACCTAACTCTAATTGTGTCCATTAATTTGCACATCTGAGCAGTACGCAGCGCCAGCCATTGAAGATAAGCAAAGTAACCCACAGATCAAAGCGACACGTGTTACCATTACATAATTTCCTTCTTGAGTCTCTCCGAGTTTTGTTGAAGAATTTAGTATTGTCTTTGTCATTGCCTTCTttgacattttctctctccaAGTCACCCTCTGGTGAGATTTTaacctacaaaaaaaaaaaaaaaaaaaaacacaaaggCTCTAATTTCCAAACTCCTTTACAGATTAGATATAATAGATAGAGCAGTTTTTGATAAGAAAAGAGagggaaaaaggaaattaaagatGTCAACAGCTTCTTCATTTTGTTCATCAACTCAAGTTAATGGCTTTGGAGGGGGACTTAGGCTTCTAAGAACCCATCTTTCTCAACccaagtccttttcttttactaggtaatctttttcatttttgaattccttttCTGGGTTGCTCTTCTGAATTCCTTGGAGTTTTAGATGGTAAAGAAGCAAATTTATTGGTGTATTGCGAAAAAATCCAGTTCAGAAATGTTGACATTTTCTTGTGAAGGACCTTAATTTTGTTTGCAATTCGATAATTAAACCTTTTTTACAGCaaaaagtttcatttttttaaaattattctgtAATGTTTTCAACACAAATGAAGGTGGTTTGTGATGAAAGTAAAGGGCTTgtacaattaaatatatatatctagaatatttggtacttaaattgtaataaagcaaataaggtttaggggttttaTGACAGtgttattgattatttaatgtttggTATATTGCCTAAGCAATTCGATGAAACTTTAGTTGCATGGTTTTGTGCTTACTTTGGAGCAAAATTGCTATGTTGGATGCGCCTTTTAGGGTTGCAAATGTAATAGATGTTATCACTGTATTGCAGTGAAAAGATACAAATTAGACGTATGATTTCAATCAGATTTGAACTTTGTTCTTCAAGGTCtcataagaaattttaatatgcttttgtaactttcttttcttaaatGGTTAGGAGAACTGCTACAGTAGTGAAGGCAACTGCTCGAGTCGATAAATTTTCGAAAAGCGATATCATTGTTTCCCCATCTATACTCTCTGCTAATTTCGCTAAGTTGGGGGAGCAGGTTTTGATTCAGCTGCATTATTGCTTTAGGTATTgaattcaatttgaatattGTCTTTGAAGTTCACATGTCGCGTTTTTTCTAGGTGAAAGCCGTAGAAGTGGCAGGCTGTGATTGGATCCATGTTGATGTAATGGATGGCCGATTTGTTCCAAACATTACGATTGGACCTCTTGTGGTTGATGCCTTACGACCTGTGACAGATCTTCCACTAGATGTGCATTTGGTATGCTGCTTTGCATAACTAACTAACCAGTATCAGTAATAGAGATATTTTCTCACCCTGAGCTTGATGcactgcagatgattgtggaaCCAGAGCAGCGAGTTCCAGATTTTATTAAGGCTGGAGCAGACATAGTCAGTGTTCACTGTGAGCAATCATCAACCATTCATTTGCATCGTACACTTAATCAAGTAAGACATTTCTTTCCCCGAGCCGTTCTTACATATTTTCCATGATAAAGTTAACACTATACATACAATCTTGAAATGGAGTCTACCAAATATTATCTTCAAATCAAGTGGAGCTCAAAAACCTTTgttttttaatgcaaaatttcaCTTGCTTTTTAAACTGGAAGTTGtcatattatttatgttaagcTTTTTGCTGCACGGGTTCTGacttttagttaaaaattactGATAAAGAAATTAATGCACGATGAATCATTTTTGGTGTATCGTGCTTTGTACCACATGACATTGGGAAGGAATGTTCAGGATTCGTAGGAGCCAATAAATCCTACTGAATTCATCCTGTTCAAGCTAACTCTATGTTCTGAACTTATTTGCCTTAACTATTCTTCCGGGGCATGACTTAAGAATCAGTCATTGATTCTCAATT harbors:
- the LOC105764667 gene encoding ribulose-5-phosphate-3-epimerase, chloroplastic, which encodes MSTASSFCSSTQVNGFGGGLRLLRTHLSQPKSFSFTRRTATVVKATARVDKFSKSDIIVSPSILSANFAKLGEQVKAVEVAGCDWIHVDVMDGRFVPNITIGPLVVDALRPVTDLPLDVHLMIVEPEQRVPDFIKAGADIVSVHCEQSSTIHLHRTLNQIKDLGAKAGVVLNPATPLSTIEYVLDVVDLILIMSVNPGFGGQSFIESQVKKISDLRRMCAEKGINPWIEVDGGVGPKNAYKVIEAGANALVAGSAVFGAKDYAEAIRGIKTSKRPEAVAV